From the Spiroplasma sp. BIUS-1 genome, one window contains:
- the nagB gene encoding glucosamine-6-phosphate deaminase, with translation MKIIKVMNNGEAGKVVSDLILDEIKNNSKAVLGLATGSSPITTYENIIKKTKDQSIDWSEVTTFNLDEYKGLESDHEQSYRYFMNDKLFNHINIKKVNTFVPSGMIDSNEEAVKYDQLISDHNGIDLQLLGLGINGHVGFNEPGSDFEGLTSIVDLTKSTIEANSRFFEKESDVPTQAISMGLKSIMNAKKIVLIATGESKALAVKNLVEGPISKEWPCSALLNHPNVTIVIDQEAGKLLK, from the coding sequence ATGAAAATAATAAAAGTGATGAATAACGGCGAAGCTGGAAAAGTAGTGAGTGATTTAATACTTGATGAGATAAAAAACAATTCAAAAGCTGTATTGGGATTAGCAACAGGAAGTTCACCAATAACAACTTATGAAAACATTATCAAAAAGACAAAAGATCAATCTATTGATTGAAGTGAAGTTACTACTTTTAATTTAGATGAGTATAAAGGTTTAGAATCTGATCATGAACAATCATACAGATATTTTATGAACGACAAATTGTTTAATCATATAAATATTAAAAAAGTAAATACATTCGTTCCTAGTGGAATGATTGATTCAAATGAAGAGGCTGTAAAGTATGATCAATTAATTTCTGACCATAATGGAATTGATTTACAACTACTTGGCCTAGGGATAAATGGACATGTTGGTTTTAATGAACCTGGAAGTGATTTTGAAGGATTAACTTCTATAGTAGATTTAACAAAATCAACAATAGAAGCAAATTCAAGATTTTTTGAAAAAGAAAGTGATGTTCCCACACAAGCAATTTCTATGGGTTTAAAATCAATTATGAATGCAAAAAAAATAGTTTTAATAGCAACAGGAGAATCTAAAGCTCTAGCTGTTAAAAATTTAGTTGAAGGGCCAATTTCTAAAGAATGACCTTGTTCAGCTCTTCTGAATCACCCAAATGTAACTATAGTTATTGATCAAGAAGCTGGAAAACTTTTAAAATAG
- the tpiA gene encoding triose-phosphate isomerase has protein sequence MRKQIIVGNWKMFKTNSEAIEFIKSVDSKVKNDENIIAGIAVPSIMLSDVQKVAKNIVISAQNVYFEKEGAFTGEISVPMLQDLNVKYAVIGHSERRDIFGETDEMINNKAKALLAANITPILCCGESLETYEAGKTIEWVKSQITKDFAGISADDAKKVVIAYEPIWAIGTGKVATPEIAQNVCKEIRDIIKGIYNEQVANEILIQYGGSVKPENIKDILDQADIDGALVGGASLIEDSYLGLVNYKG, from the coding sequence ATGAGAAAACAAATTATTGTAGGGAACTGAAAAATGTTCAAAACAAATTCAGAAGCTATTGAATTCATTAAATCAGTAGATTCAAAAGTTAAAAATGATGAAAATATTATTGCAGGTATTGCTGTACCTTCAATTATGTTAAGTGACGTTCAAAAAGTTGCTAAAAACATAGTTATTTCAGCACAAAACGTATATTTCGAAAAAGAAGGAGCATTCACTGGTGAAATATCAGTTCCAATGCTACAAGACCTAAATGTTAAATACGCAGTTATCGGTCACTCAGAAAGAAGAGATATCTTTGGAGAAACAGATGAAATGATAAACAATAAAGCTAAAGCTTTATTAGCTGCAAACATAACACCAATTTTATGTTGTGGAGAAAGTTTAGAAACTTATGAAGCTGGAAAAACAATCGAATGAGTTAAATCACAAATCACAAAAGACTTTGCAGGAATTTCTGCAGATGATGCAAAAAAAGTTGTTATAGCTTATGAACCAATTTGAGCAATTGGTACAGGTAAAGTTGCAACTCCTGAAATTGCACAAAATGTATGTAAAGAAATTAGAGATATTATTAAAGGAATTTACAACGAACAAGTTGCAAATGAAATATTAATCCAATATGGTGGAAGTGTTAAACCAGAAAATATCAAAGACATCTTAGATCAAGCTGATATAGATGGTGCACTAGTTGGTGGAGCTTCATTAATAGAAGATTCATACTTAGGATTAGTAAACTACAAAGGATAA
- a CDS encoding Cof-type HAD-IIB family hydrolase gives MSYKILALDMDGTTFKSLDDIVMENVEPINKAIKKGTKVVFVTGRPIHTKLNRLELFDFSSDGAIFAAFNGALIYDLKDKKAIDANPIDKETALKAFELLKSDKDFSEVELWAYTVDDTLSYVSMPIEKAKVLKHETNFFDYEPVIFEQGMEMLDCHKILTMNTNTKFVNKLKELGLEVSWTEGSPAGEVTKKGINKKYALEFLSKKFSIDKEEILAMGDGANDVPMFEYAGLSIAPANAHDEIKEKATEVSEYTNLEGAVAKAINKYILGE, from the coding sequence GTGAGTTATAAAATTTTAGCTCTGGATATGGATGGAACTACTTTCAAATCGTTGGATGATATAGTAATGGAAAATGTCGAACCTATCAATAAAGCAATTAAAAAAGGAACAAAAGTTGTATTTGTTACTGGAAGACCAATTCACACAAAGCTTAATAGACTTGAGTTGTTTGATTTTTCAAGTGATGGGGCAATCTTTGCAGCGTTCAATGGAGCTCTTATTTATGATTTAAAAGATAAGAAAGCAATTGATGCAAATCCTATAGACAAAGAAACTGCTTTAAAAGCGTTTGAACTTTTAAAAAGTGATAAAGATTTTAGTGAAGTTGAACTTTGAGCATATACAGTCGATGATACTTTAAGTTATGTAAGTATGCCAATTGAAAAAGCAAAAGTTCTAAAACATGAAACTAATTTCTTTGATTATGAACCAGTTATTTTTGAACAAGGTATGGAAATGTTGGATTGTCATAAAATATTGACAATGAACACAAATACCAAATTTGTAAATAAACTTAAAGAACTTGGTTTAGAAGTTTCTTGAACAGAAGGTTCTCCTGCAGGAGAAGTTACTAAAAAAGGAATTAATAAAAAATATGCTTTAGAATTTTTATCAAAAAAATTCTCAATTGATAAAGAAGAAATTTTAGCAATGGGAGATGGTGCAAATGATGTACCTATGTTTGAATATGCTGGACTTTCAATAGCTCCCGCTAACGCCCATGATGAAATAAAAGAAAAAGCAACTGAAGTTTCTGAATATACTAATTTAGAAGGTGCTGTTGCAAAAGCAATTAACAAATATATATTAGGAGAATAA